In Citrus sinensis cultivar Valencia sweet orange chromosome 4, DVS_A1.0, whole genome shotgun sequence, one DNA window encodes the following:
- the LOC127901837 gene encoding probable methyltransferase PMT20, whose product MKHKDGKPISPNGDKSPRIVPLTVLFVALRGFSFYLGGIFCSEKNRVEIRDVQKAVSSPKDPVVAPLQIKSVNFPECSSNYQDYTPCTDPKRWKKYGAHRLTFMERDFHGTPLPSSF is encoded by the exons ATGAAGCATAAAGATGGGAAACCGATTTCTCCAAATGGTGATAAAAGTCCCAGGATTGTTCCTTTGACAGTATTGTTTGTTGCACTACGTGGGTTTTCGTTTTACCTTGGTGGAATCTTTTGTTCTGAGAAAAACAGGGTCGAGATTAGGGATGTCCAGAAAGCAGTCTCGTCTCCCAAGGATCCAGTGGTTGCTCCGCTTCAGATCAAATCTGTTAACTTCCCTGAATGCAGCAGCAACTATCAAGACTACACTCCATGCACAGATCCAAAG AGGTGGAAAAAGTACGGTGCTCATCGGCTGACTTTCATGGAACGCGACTTTCATGGAACGCCACTGCCCTCCAGTTTTTGA
- the LOC102614409 gene encoding probable methyltransferase PMT21, whose translation VNFVLLFGSGFRNVPYDWINKQKSNQNWLRKQGEKFLFPGGGTMFPKGVGAYVDLMRDLIPEIKDGTVRTAIDIGCGVASWGGDLLDRGILTVSLAPRDNHEAQVQFALERGIPAILGIISTQRLPFPSNSFDMAHCSRCLILWTEFGN comes from the exons GTCAATTTTGTTCTATTATTTGGATCTGGTTTCAGGAATGTGCCTTATGATTGGATTAACAAGCAGAAGTCAAATCAGAATTGGCTGAGAAAACAAGGAGAGAAGTTCCTCTTTCCTGGTGGAGGTACAATGTTTCCCAAAGGAGTTGGTGCATATGTTGATTTGATGCGAGATCTGATTCCAGAAATAAAAGATGGGACAGTTCGAACTGCTATTGACATTGGATGTGgg gttGCTAGCTGGGGAGGTGATTTATTAGATCGTGGAATTTTAACGGTTTCTCTTGCACCAAGAGATAATCATGAAGCTCAAGTTCAATTTGCATTGGAACGTGGAATTCCCGCAATTCTTGGCATCATTTCCACACAGCGCCTACCTTTCCCCTCAAATTCATTTGATATGGCTCATTGCTCAAGATGCCTTATCCTGTGGACAGAATTCGGTAATTAG
- the LOC107174323 gene encoding uncharacterized protein LOC107174323, with product MPNYVKFLKDILTRKRRLREFETIALTQKSSHMLQSKIPTKLKDPGSFTIPCSIGTTYTSRALYDLEASINLMPLFVFKQLVVRECRPTTITLQLADRSHVYPEGKLEDVLVKVDKFIFLVDFIILDFEADKEVPIILGRHFLAPEKTLIDV from the coding sequence ATGcctaattatgtgaaatttctaaaagacaTCTTAACACGAAAGAGAAGGTTGAgagaatttgaaactattgCTTTAACACAGAAAAGCAGTCATATGCTCCAAAGTAAGATACCTACAAAATTGAAGGATCCAGGAAGTTTTACAATACCATGTTCCATTGGAACTACGTACACTAGCAGAGCACTTTATGACTTGGAAGCCAGTATTAATTTGATGCCATTGTTTGTATTTAAGCAGTTGGTAGTAAGGGAATGCAGGCCAACCACAATCACCCTGCAATTAGCTGACAGATCTCATGTATATCCTGAAGGAAAACTTGAGGATGTACTGGTGAAGGTTGACAAATTCATCTTCCTAGTAGACTTCATTATACTAGACTTTGAGGCTGATAAAGAGGTACCTATTATACTTGGAAGACATTTCTTAGCACCTGAGAAAACTCTGATAGATgtctag